One Schistocerca cancellata isolate TAMUIC-IGC-003103 chromosome 1, iqSchCanc2.1, whole genome shotgun sequence genomic region harbors:
- the LOC126186885 gene encoding uncharacterized protein LOC126186885: MRNSRENLQHVRTSVQNSRTLQPQDQFSLCSTYDSCEPTMTVSTSASHPSGSHIPNSSGHYYYRGGTQPSPVFNSVISNQSQNLYNGMFAPQTNFSNQSAFGFNSYGIVDPPPWVFESRVSSSGGSQTEATNKNIYSEKSISCHSQGVSHTCCATRVLENTGLCSPLPADPFKMLTKDLLSCSSKNITSVDTHSWFCSPGLGTPLGQQTHNEHNSLKCTEQFPSCSLPQVSATSHEHSDLKGSVSSHLAGNYFNSVNQTSSNKHSPCTSEASRLNSEVIKEQTGKYYNLQKVHQHSVNASENLLQKSNLEEQPSIFSTPLEDVLYSNVPFSIHFNNEVSQNKTSSSLIPIKDHSHGNNTFEDISKTFSTSHDQISLVQQSYQNQRYSTEPPIQCDAVNACLSSETKIGGECPANSTLGSSSCCQLQEALNAFGSHHIAQRHNTTCFHSCPLDVCLNATATQSEEVDDDDKENSNQGSSSAGGESDIIVEETGGEEEVPEGEVTVNEIVGLDRNTSERCFVCSVTASSSMSSVCLVQMSSSSPLVSVSNTPVAKKLEQIVSYGVLNHISTCDVSICRRCLNLIDTIDCLEVKLDAVKQDLKQLFANRPEILPLNANDEWVNSGKGGNMEVKSSELSEDVNNESDKSAVDVISDITNKVPETKCIKAPSLIVEEETVIKVHEVSSENSLSSKVKTIESESNQSSCTAQCEISNENGSQQNETESKKFWCALCDKSFCSKEYLSRHKQMHTKQYSFYCDRCGRGFSMRRRLENHLLVHRGEFRFQCEICGRGFIQRHSLDDHLRRHQGRFRLSCSHCGRGFLHRNSLRVHLRTHTGERPFICEHCGHSFSSVSNLRAHSSVCNGDLQHSCEKCDKKFATKSHLQSHMRIHEGLFRFNCDVCKRGFMKEFDYKVHLRTHSGEKPHKCTVCGKFYSSIGNLNQHAKKHSKDKPYNCSMCSKGFLRKSMLTAHINEHMGDRPFKCSHCDKCFASARNLHTHEKSHVENGKKYVTCSVCGKSISHNMKVHMRTHTGQKPYKCQQCDMAFTVKSTLDKHKRTKHKTVCETQENTEK, translated from the exons ATGCGAAATTCCAGAGAAAATTTGCAACATGTGAGGACGAGTGTTCAGAACTCAAGAACATTGCAACCTCAAGATCAGTTTTCACTGTGTTCTACATATGACAGTTGTGAACCAACAATGACAGTGTCAACCAGTGCTTCACATCCATCAGGTTCTCATATTCCAAATTCTAGTGGCCATTATTACTACCGTGGTGGGACACAGCCTTCTCCAGTTTTTAATTCTGTTATATCAAACCAAAGCCAGAATTTGTATAATGGCATGTTTGCTCCACAAACAAACTTTTCGAATCAAAGTGCTTTTGGATTCAACAGTTACGGAATTGTTGATCCTCCACCGTGGGTATTTGAAAGTAGAGTTTCTTCATCTGGTGGTTCACAGACTGAAGCAACAAATAAAAACATATACAGTGAAAAGAGTATTAGTTGCCACTCACAAGGTGTATCTCATACATGTTGTGCAACTCGTGTCCTTGAAAACACTGGGCTTTGCTCACCTCTTCCTGCTGATCCATTCAAAATGCTGACAAAAGACTTACTAAGCTGCTCTTCAAAAAATATTACAAGTGTTGACACACATTCATGGTTTTGTAGCCCAGGTTTGGGAACTCCTTTAGGCCAGCAAACTCATAATGAACATAACAGCTTAAAATGCACTGAACAGTTTCCCTCGTGCTCATTGCCCCAAGTCAGTGCTACCTCACATGAACATTCAGATTTGAAAGGATCTGTCAGCAGTCATTTAGCTGGCAATTATTTTAATTCTGTGAATCAGACCTCATCAAATAAGCACTCTCCATGTACATCAGAAGCTAGTAGACTAAATTCTGAGGTAATTAAAGAGCAGACTGGAAAGTACTACAACTTACAAAAAGTGCATCAACATAGTGTAAATGCTTCAGAGAACCTGCTACAGAAATCAAATTTGGAAGAACAACCATCCATCTTCAGCACTCCTTTGGAAGATGTACTGTACTCAAATGTGCCATTTTCAATTCATTTTAATAATGAAGTCAGTCAGAACAAAACTAGCTCTTCTTTAATACCAATCAAAGATCATTCTCATGGTAATAACACTTTCGAAGATATTAGCAAGACATTTTCTACATCACATGATCAGATTTCATTGGTACAACAATCGTATCAAAATCAGAGATACAGTACAGAACCTCCCATTCAGTGTGACGCAGTAAATGCTTGTTTATCATCAGAGACAAAAATTGGAGGAGAATGTCCTGCCAACAGCACTTTGGGCAGTAGCAGTTGCTGTCAACTGCAAGAGGCGTTAAATGCATTTGGTTCTCATCACATTGCACAGAGGCATAATACAACCTGCTTTCACAGTTGTCCGTTGGATGTGTGTCTAAATGCAACTGCAACCCAAAGTGAAGAAGTAGATGATGACGataaagaaaacagcaaccagggATCATCTTCAGCTGGTGGAGAAAGTGACATAATTGTTGAAGAGACTGGTGGTGAGGAAGAAGTTCCTGAGGGCGAAGTTACTGTTAATGAA ATTGTTGGCCTGGATAGAAATACATCAGAAAGGTGTTTCGTGTGTAGTGTAACAGCAAGTTCAAGCATGTCCAGTGTGTGCCTTGTGCAAATGAGCAGCAGTTCTCCACTTGTTTCTGTCAGCAACACCCCTGTTGCAAAGAAGCTGGAGCAAATTGTATCATATGGTGTACTGAATCACATATCAACATGCGACGTGTCAATTTGCAGACGATGTTTAAACCTTATTGACACAATAGACTGCCTTGAAGTGAAACTAGATGCTGTTAAACAAGACCTGAAACAGTTGTTTGCAAATAGGCCAGAAATTTTGCCTTTAAATGCAAATGATGAGTGGGTGAACAGTGGGAAAGGTGGTAATATGGAAGTTAAGAGTTCTGAGCTCTCCGAGGatgtaaataatgaaagtgataaaTCAGCAGTTGATGTTATTTCTGATATTACTAACAAAGTTCCTGAGACAAAATGCATCAAAGCACCCAGTTTGATAGTAGAAGAGGAAACTGTAATTAAGGTCCATGAGGTTTCAAGTGAAAATAGTCTGTCTTCAAAAGTGAAAACAATTGAAAGTGAAAGTAATCAATCTTCATGTACTGCACAGTGTGAGATTTCAAATGAAAATGGCAGTCAACAAAATGAAACTGAAAGCAAAAAGTTTTGGTGTGCTCTATGTGATAAATCATTTTGTAGCAAAGAGTATCTGAGCAGGCATAaacaaatgcatacaaaacagtacaGTTTTTACTGTGACCGTTGTGGTCGTGGATTTTCAATGCGACGAcgtttagaaaatcatttgttggTGCATAGAGGTGAATTCCGATTTCAATGTGAAATTTGTGGGCGTGGTTTCATCCAGCGGCACAGTCTTGATGACCATTTGAGGCGACATCAGGGCAGATTCAGACTCAGTTGTTCACATTGTGGCCGTGGTTTTCTACATAGAAATTCTCTGAGAGTGCATTTGCGCACACACACGGGTGAACGCCCTTTTATTTGTGAACACTGTGGTCATAGTTTTTCATCTGTGTCCAATCTTCGAGCTCATAGCAGTGTTTGCAATGGGGACTTACAACATTCATGTGAAAAATGTGACAAGAAGTTTGCTACAAAATCTCACTTACAATCACATATGCGCATACACGAAGGCCTTTTTCGCTTTAATTGTGATGTGTGTAAACGAGGCTTCATGAAAGAATTTGATTACAAAGTACATCTGCGAACACACTCTGGTGAAAAGCCTCACAAGTGCACAGTCTGTGGAAAATTTTATAGCAGTATTGGAAATCTAAACCAGCATGCAAAAAAACATTCAAAAGATAAACCATACAACTGCTCAATGTGTAGTAAAGGGTTTTTGCGTAAATCCATGTTGACAGCCCATATAAATGAACATATGGGAGATCGCCCATTTAAATGTAGCCATTGTGATAAATGTTTTGCCTCAGCTCGTAACTTACACACTCACGAGAAGTCTCATGTAGAAAATGGCAAGAAGTATGTCACTTGCTCTGTATGTGGAAAATCTATTAGTCATAACATGAAAGTTCACATGCGGACACACACAGGGCAGAAACCGTACAAGTGTCAGCAATGTGATATGGCATTCACTGTGAAAAGTACGTTAGACAAACATAAACGAACAAAGCACAAGACAGTGTGTGAAACACAGGAAAATACTGAAAAGTAG